A single genomic interval of Siphonobacter curvatus harbors:
- a CDS encoding DUF421 domain-containing protein: MNPDDIKIDDWLRIFYGELPASYFIEVIIRMTFVYLLLMVCIRIMGRRMASQLNRNEMAALTSLAAAIGMPVLSPDRGLLPAIAIAIIIVAGQRWISRIASRNEKFEAITQDDMEILVKDGVLELKAMQHSRITRERLFAELRAASILHLGQVRRLYIEANGKFTLIENEKPKPGLSVIPNEDQELIEEQPKANDRLVCKNCGNTMFQPLKPENECNHCKDVNWIPPIKSEA; the protein is encoded by the coding sequence ATGAATCCTGATGATATTAAAATTGACGACTGGCTCCGGATCTTTTACGGTGAATTGCCGGCTAGTTACTTCATAGAAGTCATCATTCGGATGACTTTTGTGTACCTGCTGCTCATGGTTTGTATCCGAATCATGGGGCGGCGGATGGCCTCCCAGCTCAACCGCAATGAAATGGCGGCTTTGACATCCCTGGCCGCCGCCATTGGTATGCCCGTACTCTCGCCTGACCGGGGGCTACTGCCCGCCATCGCCATTGCCATTATTATTGTAGCGGGTCAACGCTGGATTTCCCGTATCGCTTCCCGAAATGAAAAATTTGAGGCCATTACGCAGGATGATATGGAAATTCTAGTGAAAGATGGGGTGCTGGAACTCAAAGCCATGCAGCATTCCCGTATTACCCGCGAACGCCTTTTTGCCGAACTCCGGGCTGCCAGTATTTTGCATCTGGGTCAGGTTCGACGCCTGTACATCGAAGCCAACGGTAAATTCACGCTTATTGAAAACGAAAAGCCGAAGCCGGGGCTCTCCGTAATTCCCAATGAGGATCAGGAACTTATTGAAGAACAACCCAAGGCAAACGACCGGCTTGTCTGCAAGAATTGTGGAAATACCATGTTTCAACCCCTGAAACCCGAGAATGAGTGTAATCATTGCAAAGACGTAAACTGGATACCTCCCATTAAATCGGAAGCATAG
- a CDS encoding YetF domain-containing protein has protein sequence MKKSDIQLDDWNRILWGMAPPIFFLEVLFRTLIIYLFLLVMMRLLGKRMNGQLSITEMGVMLTTGAILSPSMQAPDRGIGLGIFAMICALLYQRYTTLWGFKNKTVEMIMQGTTTVLVRDGVLDVSELMGNRISHQQLFSVLRTEKYYNLGEVKRVYLEASGLFSIYPEKEPKPGLSTLPPNVSDTSIHTIQREVTELAVCCNCGKTVEKKTHPGPCPHCQAEDWGTAIL, from the coding sequence ATGAAAAAGAGTGATATCCAGCTCGACGACTGGAACCGAATTCTGTGGGGCATGGCTCCGCCCATATTTTTTCTGGAAGTACTCTTTCGGACTCTGATTATCTATTTGTTCTTGTTGGTGATGATGCGGTTGTTGGGCAAACGCATGAATGGACAACTCTCCATTACCGAAATGGGCGTCATGCTTACTACCGGGGCCATCCTTTCCCCGTCTATGCAGGCTCCGGACCGGGGCATTGGGCTAGGTATATTTGCCATGATTTGTGCCCTCTTGTATCAGCGATATACCACCTTATGGGGATTCAAAAATAAAACCGTGGAGATGATCATGCAGGGCACTACCACCGTTCTGGTTAGAGATGGGGTTTTGGACGTAAGCGAGCTGATGGGAAACCGCATTTCGCATCAGCAGCTCTTTAGCGTTTTGCGGACCGAAAAGTACTATAACCTTGGGGAAGTCAAGCGGGTATATCTGGAAGCCAGCGGGCTATTCAGTATTTACCCCGAAAAAGAACCGAAACCGGGCTTATCTACCCTGCCGCCCAATGTGAGTGATACGTCCATTCATACCATTCAGCGGGAAGTAACCGAATTAGCCGTTTGCTGCAATTGCGGAAAAACCGTCGAAAAAAAGACCCACCCCGGCCCATGCCCCCACTGCCAGGCTGAAGACTGGGGTACAGCCATTCTCTAA
- a CDS encoding iron-containing alcohol dehydrogenase, which yields MLNFEFKNPTKLIFGTGKIAQLAQEIPADARVLLLYGGGSIKTNGIYDQVKAALASYDIVEFGGIPANPEYEVLLQALSVIKEQSITYLLAVGGGSVIDGTKFLASAAYYTGPEPWDILSQSIRTEHGMPFGTVLTLPATGSEMNSGAVITRAETQEKRSMGGPGLFPAFSILDPQVVRSVPQRQLANGITDAFTHVLEQYMTYPVGARLQDRFAESIMQTLIEIAPVIMQNPADTDAAGDFMYCCTMALNGLIQKGVPTDWAVHAMGHELTALYNIDHARTLAIIAPSHYRYNFRTKREKLTQYGQRVWGLTGPPEEVAIRAIGRTEEFFHSLDIKTKLSQYTENYEGTAERIEERFTERGWLGLGEHKSLTPQDVRTIVEMSY from the coding sequence ATGTTAAATTTTGAGTTTAAAAACCCAACCAAACTTATTTTTGGAACGGGGAAAATTGCCCAGTTAGCCCAGGAAATACCCGCCGATGCCCGTGTACTGCTGCTATACGGTGGCGGAAGTATTAAAACCAATGGCATTTATGATCAGGTTAAAGCGGCTCTGGCTAGCTACGACATCGTTGAATTTGGCGGGATTCCGGCCAACCCCGAATACGAAGTATTACTACAGGCCCTGTCGGTCATTAAAGAACAATCGATTACGTATTTACTGGCTGTGGGCGGTGGCTCGGTCATCGATGGGACCAAGTTTCTGGCTTCGGCGGCGTACTACACCGGTCCCGAACCCTGGGATATTTTGAGTCAGTCAATCCGTACGGAACACGGCATGCCCTTTGGTACGGTACTCACCCTACCAGCTACGGGTTCAGAAATGAACTCCGGAGCGGTTATCACCCGGGCCGAAACGCAGGAAAAGCGATCCATGGGGGGACCAGGTTTGTTTCCGGCGTTTTCGATTCTAGATCCTCAAGTGGTTCGCTCCGTACCGCAGCGACAACTGGCCAATGGGATTACCGACGCTTTTACGCACGTGCTGGAGCAATACATGACCTATCCGGTCGGGGCTCGACTGCAGGATCGTTTTGCGGAGAGCATTATGCAAACGCTGATTGAAATCGCTCCCGTGATTATGCAAAACCCGGCTGATACCGATGCCGCTGGTGATTTTATGTACTGCTGTACAATGGCCCTTAACGGATTGATTCAGAAAGGGGTACCGACTGACTGGGCCGTACACGCCATGGGTCATGAACTCACAGCTCTCTATAACATTGATCACGCCCGAACGCTGGCCATCATCGCTCCCAGTCATTATCGGTATAACTTCCGCACCAAACGCGAAAAACTGACTCAGTACGGCCAACGCGTATGGGGTTTGACGGGGCCTCCCGAAGAAGTGGCCATTCGGGCCATTGGCCGTACGGAAGAATTTTTCCATTCGCTCGACATCAAAACCAAACTCTCCCAGTACACCGAAAATTACGAAGGTACGGCTGAACGCATTGAGGAACGTTTTACGGAGCGGGGTTGGCTGGGATTAGGCGAACATAAATCACTAACGCCTCAAGATGTACGAACCATTGTGGAAATGAGTTATTAA
- a CDS encoding alpha-amylase family protein — protein MLKRFIPLILLLLGSMAYGQSHTDWPRSMPWWKANNLRVIQFNMPAYEAATMQPDSIVEDLQRSSANTLLINIGGIMAFYPTKLDFHYQNPYLRSPTLMDDLIRKCHQQGIRVMVRFDFSRVHESIFKAHPDWCYLSPKGERVYNTDMVMVSINAPYVQTKAFEIIAEVMDRFPIDGIFLNMPGYQVNNPYEGVYHGIDQNEHDQKRFAAYSKGLRLPEKENKGDSVYKVYEAFKKFTVDDWTKRLHELIKSKNPQVALCTYMDEYVDIIRHESQSSTTLPYWPYTASDNVNNAVHSYPDHIISNASIQQISFQSRYNAVEPEEVRIRLYENIANGSGLDISMMGDMRGYEDERNFKVIRQVYAHHKAYEKYFGRYRSVARIALIAPGSWPSGLPMQEYRGLQLMLKEAHLPFDIIEDSQLARRVQDLKKYRVLLLPDLTYLSAASVEALKQISQQGTSLLATNRTLSDHPVALAELFGAKVVQGEHDGSGFYLTPERQAPFKRFPGQKMLFWKFNLGLYDFSAADTTYLPILAKGRPGPPEIIGGHDPTGYYAMGLKTYGKSTNALLPIHLGRLYYQHGYQQHKNLLLDVLDRLYPSAGRLVQTNAPDRVEVIVQEFTENTPQKIQQSASDGWIVHLVNLTGFSGNTYFAPIPLQQLRFQMACPFKPSRIHVLGQKGTLPFSYQKGTVAFTLPSLASFAGIVLAR, from the coding sequence ATGTTAAAACGATTCATTCCTCTGATCCTGCTTCTCTTGGGAAGTATGGCCTACGGTCAATCCCATACGGACTGGCCCCGGTCGATGCCCTGGTGGAAAGCCAATAATCTCCGCGTGATCCAGTTCAACATGCCTGCGTACGAAGCCGCTACGATGCAGCCAGATTCCATCGTCGAGGATCTGCAGCGAAGCTCAGCCAATACGCTGTTGATCAATATTGGCGGTATCATGGCTTTTTATCCCACCAAGCTGGATTTTCACTACCAGAATCCCTACCTCCGCTCGCCGACGCTGATGGATGATTTGATTCGGAAATGCCATCAGCAGGGCATCCGGGTAATGGTACGCTTTGATTTCAGTCGGGTGCACGAAAGCATTTTCAAGGCTCATCCCGACTGGTGTTACCTGTCTCCCAAGGGTGAGCGGGTATACAACACGGACATGGTGATGGTTTCGATCAACGCTCCTTATGTACAAACCAAGGCTTTTGAAATCATCGCCGAAGTCATGGACCGTTTTCCCATCGATGGTATTTTCCTGAATATGCCGGGGTATCAGGTCAACAATCCTTACGAGGGGGTATACCACGGCATTGATCAGAATGAACACGATCAAAAGCGATTTGCCGCATACAGCAAGGGCCTTCGCTTACCAGAGAAAGAAAACAAAGGCGATTCCGTGTACAAGGTCTACGAAGCCTTTAAAAAATTCACCGTCGATGACTGGACCAAACGCCTGCACGAACTGATTAAATCCAAAAATCCGCAGGTGGCCCTTTGTACCTACATGGACGAGTACGTGGACATCATCCGCCACGAATCCCAAAGCTCGACTACGCTTCCCTACTGGCCCTATACGGCATCGGATAATGTCAACAATGCCGTCCATTCCTATCCGGATCACATCATCAGTAACGCCAGCATTCAGCAGATTTCTTTTCAGTCGCGATACAATGCCGTCGAACCGGAAGAGGTCAGAATCCGCCTCTACGAAAATATTGCCAACGGTTCAGGACTGGATATCAGCATGATGGGTGACATGCGAGGCTACGAAGACGAACGTAATTTTAAGGTCATCCGTCAGGTCTATGCCCATCATAAAGCCTACGAAAAGTATTTTGGTCGCTACCGTTCCGTGGCCCGCATTGCTCTGATTGCTCCGGGTTCCTGGCCCAGCGGTTTACCCATGCAGGAATACCGGGGTCTGCAACTCATGCTTAAGGAAGCTCACCTACCCTTTGATATCATTGAAGATTCGCAGCTTGCCCGCCGGGTCCAGGACCTGAAAAAATACCGGGTGCTGTTGCTCCCCGACCTTACCTACCTGAGTGCGGCTTCGGTGGAGGCGTTAAAACAAATCAGTCAGCAGGGGACCAGCCTGCTGGCGACCAACCGTACCCTTTCTGATCATCCAGTAGCCTTAGCCGAATTATTCGGGGCGAAAGTGGTGCAGGGCGAGCACGACGGGAGCGGTTTCTATTTAACTCCCGAGCGGCAAGCTCCGTTTAAACGCTTTCCGGGACAGAAAATGCTCTTCTGGAAGTTCAATCTGGGTCTGTACGATTTTTCGGCAGCCGACACTACCTACTTACCCATTTTGGCGAAGGGACGACCCGGTCCGCCTGAAATCATTGGCGGCCATGACCCCACGGGTTACTACGCCATGGGCCTAAAAACCTACGGCAAAAGTACTAATGCCCTTTTACCCATTCATCTGGGTCGCCTGTATTACCAGCACGGGTATCAACAACACAAAAACCTCCTGCTCGATGTGCTGGACCGCCTGTACCCGTCGGCGGGCCGTCTCGTCCAAACCAATGCTCCCGACCGGGTAGAAGTCATTGTCCAGGAATTTACCGAAAACACGCCTCAGAAAATTCAGCAGTCGGCCAGCGATGGCTGGATTGTACACCTGGTCAATCTGACGGGTTTTAGCGGGAATACGTATTTTGCACCCATACCCCTCCAACAACTGCGTTTCCAGATGGCCTGTCCTTTCAAACCCAGCCGGATTCACGTATTGGGTCAGAAAGGTACGCTTCCGTTTTCCTACCAGAAAGGTACCGTTGCATTTACCCTGCCCTCGCTGGCTTCCTTTGCTGGTATTGTATTGGCTCGGTAA
- a CDS encoding glycoside hydrolase family 15 protein yields the protein MRMNQTPIDQHGLIGNMNTAALVSCNGTIDFLCLPRFDSPTVFAQLLDSEKGGYFSIRPTFSDLTYKQLYLTDTAILVTRFFSDDGIAELTDFMPVHEEGSRMTVIRKLMAVRGNIEFEIQCKPRFSYGRISHEAQTNEMGIRFTDADGQELQLYSEIPLELSESDVVSRFQLEEGKTLCFILCEESKLCKESKTPESSIADLCKTYYDATHAFWKTWTRQSTYKGRWREIVIRSAITLKLMSSHEHGSVVAAPTFGLPESLGGERNWDYRYAWIRDSAFTMFAFLKLGFLDEARRFMDWVEQHCLNESLKLMYTIDGQTPPQEEELSHFSGHNDSKPVLIGNGAVTQRQMDIYGELIDTIYLFNKYGGHITYEFWKKLSKEVEFVCGHWRLPDHGMWEIRGEEKQFLHSFMMCWVALDRAIRIGDERSFPYPREQWYRVRDEIYDFIFNEFWCEEKEAFVQVRGGHALDASVLLMPLVQFITPNEPHWQKTMLAIERELKLDVLIYRYRNEETQIDGLDGEEGTFTMCSFWFVECLTKGGQIERASNFFEKILGYANTLGLFSEQLSKRGEQLGNYPQALTHLALITAAIELDRNLGS from the coding sequence ATGCGTATGAATCAGACACCCATCGATCAACACGGCTTAATCGGAAACATGAATACGGCGGCTCTGGTCTCCTGCAACGGAACCATTGATTTTCTATGCCTGCCCCGGTTTGATTCACCCACGGTATTTGCCCAACTACTCGACTCGGAAAAGGGCGGTTACTTTTCCATCCGGCCCACGTTTTCGGATTTAACCTACAAGCAGCTTTACCTAACGGATACGGCTATACTGGTGACCCGCTTCTTCTCCGATGACGGCATTGCCGAACTGACGGACTTCATGCCCGTGCACGAAGAGGGTTCCCGGATGACGGTTATTCGTAAGCTAATGGCCGTACGGGGAAACATCGAGTTTGAAATCCAGTGTAAGCCCCGTTTTTCGTACGGTCGAATCAGCCACGAAGCTCAGACGAACGAAATGGGAATCCGGTTTACGGATGCGGACGGTCAGGAGTTACAGTTGTACAGCGAAATTCCGCTGGAGCTATCCGAATCAGACGTCGTATCGCGATTTCAACTGGAGGAAGGCAAAACATTATGCTTTATCCTCTGCGAGGAGAGTAAGCTTTGTAAGGAAAGCAAAACGCCCGAATCCAGTATCGCTGACTTATGTAAAACGTACTACGACGCCACCCATGCGTTCTGGAAAACCTGGACCCGGCAATCTACCTACAAAGGACGTTGGCGGGAAATCGTGATTCGCTCCGCCATTACGCTGAAACTCATGTCCTCACATGAACACGGCTCGGTGGTGGCGGCCCCTACCTTCGGCTTGCCCGAGAGCTTGGGCGGGGAACGCAACTGGGATTATCGCTACGCCTGGATACGGGATTCGGCTTTTACGATGTTTGCGTTTCTGAAACTAGGTTTCCTGGATGAGGCCCGCCGCTTTATGGACTGGGTGGAACAGCATTGCCTCAACGAATCCCTGAAACTCATGTATACCATCGACGGCCAAACGCCGCCGCAGGAAGAGGAACTCAGTCATTTTTCGGGTCATAATGATTCCAAACCGGTTTTGATTGGGAATGGAGCGGTTACGCAGCGACAAATGGACATTTACGGAGAGCTGATTGATACCATTTATCTTTTCAATAAATACGGCGGCCACATTACGTATGAGTTCTGGAAAAAACTCAGCAAGGAAGTCGAATTTGTCTGCGGACACTGGCGACTACCTGATCACGGGATGTGGGAAATTCGAGGCGAAGAAAAGCAGTTTCTGCATTCGTTTATGATGTGCTGGGTAGCCCTGGATCGGGCCATCCGCATTGGGGACGAACGCTCGTTTCCCTACCCCAGGGAACAGTGGTATCGGGTACGCGATGAAATCTACGACTTCATTTTTAACGAATTCTGGTGTGAGGAAAAAGAAGCTTTCGTACAGGTTCGCGGCGGACATGCCCTGGATGCCTCCGTACTGCTCATGCCTCTGGTTCAGTTCATTACGCCTAATGAACCCCACTGGCAGAAAACCATGTTGGCCATCGAACGCGAACTCAAACTGGATGTTCTCATTTACCGGTACCGCAACGAAGAAACGCAGATTGACGGACTAGACGGAGAAGAAGGGACGTTTACAATGTGTTCATTCTGGTTCGTGGAGTGTTTAACCAAGGGAGGACAGATTGAGCGAGCCAGTAATTTTTTCGAGAAAATTCTTGGCTACGCCAATACCCTAGGCTTGTTTTCGGAACAGTTGAGTAAACGGGGTGAACAGCTGGGAAATTATCCGCAGGCTTTGACGCACCTCGCTCTGATTACAGCAGCCATTGAACTAGATCGAAATCTGGGAAGCTAA
- a CDS encoding bestrophin family protein, with protein sequence MFINRNIGWKVIFHYTWKGLIYYTVLSVTVYLLHDYYNLFHLHLPFTTITAISTALSIFLGFKNNNAYDRWWEARQIWGLLVNYSRAWAREVLIMIIPEDAEQAAEVRELQHRMIYRHIAFVHALRVFLRRPQPYNKTDLEEMYEDRNEYSDTESFLSPSEYKVFCKKNNPPNYLLNLQGEDLKRAYQRGWLSDYRFTKVEEILVEFNNIQGRCERIKNTPFPRQYSFSSRVFVFIHASLLPFVFVEEIGWASMPVSVIISFVFLTLDLLGERIEDPFENRMEGIPMTAMSLTIETNLKEHWGDKDLPKPQPAVKGIVL encoded by the coding sequence ATGTTCATTAATCGAAATATTGGATGGAAAGTCATTTTCCATTACACCTGGAAAGGACTGATCTATTACACGGTGCTTTCAGTCACAGTCTATCTACTGCACGATTACTATAACCTTTTTCACTTACACCTGCCCTTCACCACGATCACCGCTATTAGTACGGCTCTGTCTATCTTTTTGGGCTTCAAGAATAATAATGCGTATGATCGTTGGTGGGAAGCCCGGCAGATTTGGGGCTTGTTAGTCAACTACAGTCGGGCTTGGGCTCGGGAAGTACTGATCATGATTATTCCCGAAGATGCCGAGCAAGCCGCTGAAGTGCGTGAACTGCAACATCGGATGATCTATCGACACATTGCTTTCGTTCATGCGTTGCGGGTATTCTTACGCCGACCTCAACCCTACAATAAAACCGACCTGGAGGAAATGTATGAAGACCGCAATGAATATTCCGATACCGAATCCTTTCTGTCCCCGTCGGAGTACAAGGTGTTTTGCAAGAAAAATAACCCGCCCAATTATCTACTCAACTTACAGGGTGAAGATTTGAAACGAGCTTACCAAAGAGGCTGGCTCTCGGACTACCGATTTACCAAAGTGGAAGAAATTCTGGTTGAATTCAATAACATCCAGGGTCGTTGCGAACGAATTAAGAATACACCCTTTCCCCGGCAGTACAGTTTTTCATCCCGCGTCTTCGTATTTATCCACGCCTCTCTCCTACCCTTTGTCTTCGTCGAGGAGATCGGCTGGGCCAGTATGCCCGTCTCTGTTATTATTTCCTTTGTCTTTTTGACGCTGGATCTGTTGGGCGAACGCATCGAGGATCCGTTTGAAAACCGGATGGAAGGTATTCCGATGACGGCCATGAGTCTGACCATCGAAACCAATCTAAAAGAACATTGGGGAGATAAGGACTTACCTAAACCGCAACCAGCCGTAAAAGGAATCGTACTATAA
- a CDS encoding polysaccharide deacetylase family protein: MKSYWLAMFLTLFLQPVLAQKKICITIDDLPGVAYHPLTAADQDLLTQQLLAPLQEYRVPAVGFVIGNQLVSNQQIDPGKRALLQRWLEAGMELGNHTFAHRGFNAISAQAYQRDVWEADALLRPWLIQQNQPLRYFRHPYLQRGDTLAKRDSLVSYLAQLHYQEAPVTIDNGDYLFSKAYEKAGSADSIGQQYVHYMLAVVDYYESQTQALFHRPIAQILGIHANPINARYLSVLLASLRERGYQFISLADALQDSAYQMADNYVGEAGISWIHRWALSQGKKGAFFKGEPEVPVAIAALAEAK, encoded by the coding sequence ATGAAATCTTACTGGTTAGCTATGTTTTTAACGCTGTTTCTGCAACCGGTACTGGCCCAGAAGAAGATCTGCATCACAATCGATGATTTGCCGGGCGTGGCTTATCATCCACTTACGGCGGCAGATCAGGATTTACTCACGCAACAATTGCTTGCACCGCTGCAAGAATACCGCGTTCCTGCCGTAGGGTTTGTTATTGGCAATCAGTTAGTAAGCAATCAGCAGATTGATCCGGGAAAACGAGCTCTTTTACAACGGTGGTTGGAGGCCGGTATGGAACTGGGTAATCACACCTTCGCTCACCGGGGCTTCAATGCGATTTCTGCACAGGCTTATCAACGGGATGTCTGGGAAGCCGATGCCTTGTTACGTCCCTGGTTAATTCAGCAAAATCAACCCTTGCGGTACTTCCGTCATCCGTATTTACAACGCGGTGATACGCTGGCTAAACGCGATTCGCTAGTTTCCTATCTAGCTCAATTACATTATCAGGAAGCCCCCGTAACCATTGATAACGGGGATTACCTATTTTCAAAAGCTTACGAAAAAGCGGGTTCAGCTGATTCAATTGGGCAGCAGTACGTGCACTATATGCTAGCCGTAGTGGACTACTATGAATCACAAACCCAGGCTTTATTTCACCGACCAATAGCCCAGATTCTGGGCATCCATGCCAATCCGATCAATGCTCGTTATTTAAGCGTTTTGTTGGCAAGTCTGCGGGAGCGGGGTTACCAGTTTATTTCCCTTGCGGACGCGTTACAGGATTCTGCTTACCAAATGGCGGATAACTACGTTGGCGAAGCCGGTATTTCCTGGATTCATCGCTGGGCCCTGAGCCAGGGTAAAAAAGGAGCTTTTTTCAAGGGCGAACCAGAGGTGCCCGTGGCCATTGCAGCACTTGCCGAGGCAAAATGA
- a CDS encoding serine hydrolase domain-containing protein produces the protein MRPFILILAILTSINAWAQESDFDREMLVQMKRLQLPGLAVAKVEAGKVAWSGYYGYQNLEQQIPVSAQTVFHIASLSKTITAAALMQLSGRGYFSLDDAINRFLPFSVKNPHRPNQPITFRHLLRHRSSIHDNLDYLLPFWEAAYQGPPLDLEPFLRNYLTTQGTHYHPEKNFIPATPGSTFDYSNMGYALLGYLVEQISKMPFDAYCQKNLFAPLGMNQTAWFPKQLDAHTLATPYVFSDSLQAYLPQSQRTFPDYPAGQLRCSLDDLATFLIGWTSDGTFQGKTIIDSGAVQTLTPKDMSLGFHTWFMYIFNTETPMYSHNGHEPGVSTYMLYDPFSKKGLIILSNGDLTSYTDWRKLIDLCYRRP, from the coding sequence ATGCGACCCTTTATTCTTATCCTGGCTATCCTAACAAGCATCAACGCGTGGGCTCAGGAATCGGATTTTGATCGAGAAATGCTCGTACAGATGAAGCGTTTGCAACTACCGGGTCTGGCCGTTGCGAAGGTGGAAGCGGGTAAAGTCGCCTGGTCCGGTTACTACGGCTATCAGAATCTGGAACAGCAGATTCCGGTTTCTGCTCAAACCGTTTTTCACATTGCTTCCCTAAGCAAAACCATCACGGCAGCAGCCCTTATGCAGCTCAGCGGACGGGGTTATTTTTCACTGGATGACGCCATTAACCGCTTTTTACCGTTTTCAGTGAAAAACCCACATCGGCCTAATCAACCTATCACTTTTCGCCATTTACTACGGCATCGATCTTCCATTCATGATAATCTGGATTATCTGCTGCCTTTTTGGGAAGCAGCGTATCAAGGTCCGCCCCTTGACTTAGAACCTTTCTTACGAAACTATCTGACTACCCAAGGCACCCACTATCACCCCGAAAAGAACTTCATTCCGGCAACTCCGGGCAGTACGTTTGATTATTCAAACATGGGGTATGCTCTCTTGGGCTACTTGGTAGAACAAATCTCGAAAATGCCCTTTGATGCCTACTGTCAAAAAAACTTGTTCGCACCGCTGGGCATGAACCAAACCGCCTGGTTTCCTAAACAGTTGGATGCTCATACACTGGCAACGCCCTACGTATTCTCTGACTCCTTACAAGCCTATCTACCGCAATCGCAACGTACGTTTCCCGATTATCCAGCTGGCCAATTACGTTGTAGTCTGGACGATCTCGCTACATTTCTGATCGGCTGGACTAGTGATGGTACTTTTCAGGGGAAAACCATTATTGACAGCGGAGCCGTGCAAACACTTACCCCGAAAGATATGAGTCTGGGTTTTCACACCTGGTTTATGTATATATTCAATACCGAAACGCCGATGTACAGTCACAATGGCCATGAACCCGGTGTATCCACGTATATGCTGTATGACCCCTTCTCAAAAAAGGGTTTAATTATTTTATCCAATGGTGATCTCACGTCTTACACCGATTGGCGGAAGCTAATCGACCTTTGCTATCGAAGGCCTTAG